ACTTTGATTCAATTCCCATTTGAAATGATTAACTATATAGAAACCAAGACATCGCTGTACTCTGCAGACATTGGAATACTTAAGACTAATAAATGATTCATACACTTATAGCAGACAAATCACTTTCTCACGCCTCATTTACAGGGTTTTCCCGCATGATGAATTACGAACGGGATCCTTTGTTTTCAGTCTGAAATCTGATAAGATAAGAGTACCACCGAGTGCATTAACAATAAGAACCCCAGTAACAGTCTGCTGGTGGCAGAatatcacaaacacaacccaaTAAAGTGCAACACGACACCACCCCTATTTAAATACACTATAAAATCAACAAATAAACATAGATCGCAGCTAACTAACGTGAAACCACAAATGCAACATGAATATTCTGTAACTGGCCATTCGGCTTTATGACTGACGTTATTTTAAGTACTGATTAACGTTTCATGCTTTTACTAAACCTGACGTTAGTTTGTAAGATATTCTGCTTATTTTTCAAGAGGCCTGAGTCTAAACTTAAGATTGAAAACGTGCGATGAAAAGCACTAACGTTGCTTTACTTTATCAGAGAGGAAACCCCGCCGCCAACGTCGCTCACCTGGTTTCAAGTACAAGTTGTTATGGTAGAAGTAGCGTTAGCTAACTTAGCTCACAGCTAACTCGGCTAACCGAAGCTACAAAAGAGCCGTTAGCTCGACTCGGAGGTCACGCGCTTCCAGTCGGGACTCTCAGTGGATAAATCCCTCCATTGCCGTGATTCGACGTGTATTCATGCTTTAatgtttctcaataaaatgCTAATCAAATGAGATGCTCAATACATGTTTTGCTAGGTTATCTCAACGCACGCTGAGGTAGGAAGCGGAAATACGTCACTCGAAAATGACGCGTGAAAACACAGCCGGGGAGTTTACTGCCCCCGTGCGGCCATCTGAAGAATGACAACACGATCACGTTTCATCATTTCGAGGGTTGAAGCAAGAATGTCGAGTGAATAACGACACATTAAGACGACTCAATTCAGCATTTCGACGCATCCTCCCGTTCGTACATTTCCAGAAGAGTTGAAATTGAGATATAAAGATATCAAcgattaaaataaaatcaaaaccaAATCCTCACATGGAGGCCATATCCTAACAGTAAAACACTGCTAAATGTGGTgatagtaaaaaaaatatatgtaacttCAGCACTATTTTTAACAGTGACACAAATTACAGGAACTACCTGTTAAGATCATTTTCGTAGGTTTATTGTAAGTACAGCACAGGCTAAAAGGGCCAACGTTGCATAGTACATTGAAAagtacaacattttttttattttacattatcttacatatttacaaaaagTATTGATACTATATGTAAAGGCAACTATATTGTCTTTATATATCAAGACATTAGGAGTGATTTGTAAAGGTGGGCTGCCCGTTAGATTTCAGCTCACAGATATAAAAATGAGCACACTTCCAAAACTCCTCTATTGCTTTCAATCACTTCAAATCGAGATCCCTGAGAAGCAATTCAGAGCTTGGGATAAAATTATTTCAAGGTTTATATGAAATGGCCCAAAGGCCAAGAATCAAATATGAAACATGACAGAATGAAATGGGGcatgtcactatgtcactatgggctcctccatccatccattgtcaaaccgcttatcctgcacacagggtcgcggggggggctggagtccatcccagccaacttcgggcaatagacagggtacatcctggattggtcgccagccaatcacagggctacacagagacacacaaccattcacactcacattcacacatctacgggcaatttaaagtccccaattgaccggatccccagagcatgtctttggactgtgggaggaagccagagaacccagagagaacccacgcagacacggggagaacatgcagactccacacagaaaggccactgggcggaatcgaacccaggaccttcttgctgtgaggcaacagtgctaaccaccacgccaccgtgccgccctactATGGGCTCCTGGCAGATCCAATTAGATCGATAATTTACTGGTGTACCAACGATTATCAAGCAAAGTGGAAAAATGTAGAGCTATATAGAAGGAAGGGAAATACAAAGCCTTGTTATTGGAGACAGAATTATGGCATCTACTTGAACAGATGGACGTTGTCACCTGATTTACATCAGAGATGTGGTTTAAAGTAATAAGGAAACACAGATTAGAGGAAGAGCTCGGGCGCCTACGATGGACAGCCTATGATATCACATTTTACTCCTGGTACTCGTGATCAGAGGTCTAAACAACAAATCTCATAATATGCACAGTTATTAAAGATGGAAGTGTGGTAAGCTTCAGGAGCTTTACAGCATGCggctcaacagcggctgtacttcctgaggaggctgaggaggttTGGGATGTTTGGGATCCTCATGGAGAGCATATTGACCAGCTGCATCGCCGTGTGTTATGGACCACAAAACCCCtgcagagagtggtgaggacagcagaaaagatcaTCAAGAATGTCGAacgatatttttttttcagcagtagaagttaaaaaaaaagagaaagctaCAAGAACCTTTAAAGTTTAAATATCACCATTAACAAGTAATATATTGGCAGAGAACTGGGGTCTAATtcaaaatactaataaaatcaataaatgttttaacaagAGCAACAATAATACTGATTCCAACCATAATCTTATAGATTTCATGTGTTATTGTTACAAGCTTATAGAACGTTAAAGGACTTTGATTCTCTTGCTTGTCGCTCGCCGAGTATCGAAAGCGGATGTGAACTTAAACACCTTCAGAAACCCGCTGACACGCAGACGAGTTCACATCCGGAGTGATGAGGACAAAcacaggagagagacagagacaagcCGTTCAGAGGGACAGACTCTGAcctcccactccccccctcccccctcccccctcactcacctccctcacctccctcacctccctgcCTCCTACTGCCCCTCCGTCCTCCGGTCTGCTCTTCGCCTGTGGCCGCTCGGAGAGACATGAAGACCCCGCGGGACGCCAGAggacccccgccgccgccgccgccgctgctgccgctgctgctggtgctgctggtcgCGGGAGCGCGCATCGAGGGGTTCCGGCCCGTCGTCATCGTGCACGGCATCTTCGATGGACCGAAACAGTTTAAGACGCTTTCTCTTTACATCACCAAGGTAGGAAGGCTCCCGAACTACGGAGTTTAACCGTGCGAGTGACCTCTGAACTCTGATATTTCAGAAATGCTCAATTACTATTTAAAGTGATGCGTTCAAAAGGTTCCTTATAAGTGAAGTAAATGCACGTGTTATCATCAACAGCACGTGTGATGCCTCATTTCAGAATAGTTCATTTATCGAAGGTGTAAATATTACTTTACTGTGGCGCTGCAGGCCGGTAGGTACTGGTGATAATCCATTATATTGTATAAGTTAGTTGTATTGACAACTACAGCAAACAACATGTGACCAGCTATCAAAGAAAAATGTGGCTCAAAAGTTGAATATttgatgcagagcagaaagtggAGTAAAAGTATCATACACACTAGTGAAGTTAAATTTGCATCAAGAGTTTGGTTTATCCACTTTATTCAAAGTAAACTTGCTGTTCGTCTTCATGCTTCTTTCCTCGCCGTGAGGACTTAATATTGATTGTTTTAACCGAACTATGCGAGTCATCCCAAAGCATTGATTAATCAAAGCCACTGTGGAAGTGAGATTAAATGTTGTTCTGAAAGCAGATTTCCGATCAGGTGAAAAGCGAGTCGGTCATTTCTGTTCCCTCTTTCGTTTTCATGTTTAGGACAAAGTGAGCGGCTTGATTGAGTTATTATCGGTAATCAGGCTGCGGGTTGATTTAATCACTGAGtgctttgtgccccccccccccccccccccccccctccaggtgcATCCTGGGACAGAGGTGTCGGTGATCGACCTGTATGACGACCTGAGCAGTCTGAAGCCCTTATGGGGGCAAGTCCAGGGCTTCAGGAAGGCCTTCGACCCCATCGCACAAAAGGCTCCTGACGGCGTCCATCTGCTGTGCTTCTCtcaaggtcccccccccccccacacctcccccaaATGCCCCTAGTACCTCTTACTGACCTTTATTCTTACACTTTAAAAGTTTATACCTCTGTTTGCTGAAGGtccatttaattaaatgaagaACCTGCATGAGAATATAAACTTATTCCACACAAAAGGCAGCAGAGGGAAGGCTGTGGATTCcatgactacacacacacacacacacacacatgttgaggTTGGATGTGCCAGAGGCCTCCAGCTTTCACTTCCACATTTCAAACACAAGTGGCATTTTTGAGTCAGCTGTGTAAAGCGACAGCATCACTTCACCATTTAGAATCAGGTAAAACCTTCCGTTTCATACCTGCCTGGTCTGTCAGATCTTCATGTCGTGGGCCTTCTCCCTCCCCAGGCGGTCTGGTCTGTCGGGCCCTCCTGGCCGTGACCCCCGACCACAACGTGCACACCTTCGTCTCGCTGTCGTCGCCGCAGGCCGGCCAGTTCGGAGGTGAGCTCGCCTTATTTCCCGCCTTTTGAGCGCAGCCGTGGGAACTCCCACCTTTTAGGAGGCGTGAGTGAAATAAAGGAGTAACTTGTTTCATGACCGACCCTCGCTCCCCAGACACGGACTACCTGAGGATGTTTCC
This genomic stretch from Gasterosteus aculeatus chromosome 20, fGasAcu3.hap1.1, whole genome shotgun sequence harbors:
- the LOC120810382 gene encoding lysosomal thioesterase PPT2-A — translated: MKTPRDARGPPPPPPPLLPLLLVLLVAGARIEGFRPVVIVHGIFDGPKQFKTLSLYITKVHPGTEVSVIDLYDDLSSLKPLWGQVQGFRKAFDPIAQKAPDGVHLLCFSQGGLVCRALLAVTPDHNVHTFVSLSSPQAGQFGDTDYLRMFPDCIKKTVFRICYNEMGQDLSICDYWNDPHHRARYLRSNDFLPVLNGERVHVHMKAWRENFLRIKKLVLIGGPDDGVITPWQSSHFGFYDMNEDIVEMRNQEFYRSDTFGLKTLDARGAVSVCVHSGVKHIQWHSNHTVFSSCIQKWLT